A genomic region of Phragmites australis chromosome 2, lpPhrAust1.1, whole genome shotgun sequence contains the following coding sequences:
- the LOC133901919 gene encoding protein ALTERED PHOSPHATE STARVATION RESPONSE 1-like has protein sequence MGCGQSKIDQEEAVCRCRDRKRLMADAVQARNAFAAAHTGYTVRLKSTGGALSDFAHGEAPDPSLVASHSHHGAADAASVSAPPGPSTASVLSAPSPPPPPPFRDFSHSSLQRSSSTPNIPMPDPRAATKNRPTAGAAIREEDEDEEEDDGHIRTDSEDDDDDSDDDEDDHHEHDDISVDGMVHGLPQKRVVMDSVGSSPVTPPPPPRLNPDPPTPASATPPPPVPESQMATWDYFFGPTPTPPPTLEQPADKTWMERCENELVPEVKAPVTKPVVSEPADAEERPPQTAAEKEKAIEEMVANLPPSKPIVRKPPKAPGPPLAVHYQHASSMGLVETRKGKMMAASGTASLLQIVTQLDDHFLGVSESAHDVSKKLEATRMHYHSNHADSRGHIDHSTKIMHVITWNRSFKNLPDHDDLNDNFEIDERFETHAAVLDRMLAWEKKLYDEVKAGELMKIDYQKKVVLLHKQKKRGVKLETLEKTKAAVSHLHTRYIVDMQSMDSTVSEINRLRDKQLFPKLVDLVDGMTKMWSAMHRHHRSQFMIISGIRAFEVPPVPRETTDSHYNQTCELRDIIREWHMQFEKLMDNQKAYIRALNAWLKLNLIPIESNLKEKVSSPARQVDPPIKHLLHAWHDQLERLPIELAKTAIKSFDEVISNIVHLQEEEVGLRRRCEETRRDLNRKRAQFEDWHQKYIERRAALGEDANPEAAETQNPDPVEERRHAIEEVEIRLREQEGHHLRHARQVREKSLANLRTRLPELFRNMADFAFFCHDMYNNLRKTAGVLNDKVQG, from the exons ATGGGGTGCGGACAGTCCAAGATCGACCAGGAGGAGGCGGTGTGTCGGTGCCGGGATCGGAAGCGGCTGATGGCCGACGCCGTCCAGGCTCGGaacgccttcgccgccgcccaCACAGGCTACACCGTCCGCCTCAAGAGCACCGGCGGTGCGCTATCCGACTTCGCCCACGGCGAGGCGCCCGACCCTAGCCTGGTGGCCTCCCATTCCCACCACGGCGCCGCCGACGCAGCATCAGTCTCCGCGCCACCTggcccctccaccgcctccgtcCTCAGCGCGCCCTccccgccgcccccgccgccatTCCGCGACTTCTCCCACTCCAGCCTCCAACGGTCCTCCTCCACCCCCAACATCCCTATGCCAGACCCGAGGGCCGCCACCAAGAACCGGCCCACCGCCGGTGCTGCTAtccgggaggaggacgaggacgaggaggaagatgatgggCATATTAGGACCGACAGtgaggatgatgacgacgacagcgacgacgacgaggatgatCACCATGAGCATGACGATATTAGCGTGGATGGCATGGTGCACGGACTGCCACAGAAGCGGGTTGTGATGGATAGCGTGGGATCTTCTCCGGTGACACCGCCTCCGCCACCGCGTCTGAACCCAGACCCACCAACACCGGCCTCTGCAACACCGCCACCTCCGGTGCCAGAGTCACAGATGGCTACCTGGGATTACTTCTTTGGCCCGACCCCCACGCCACCGCCCACCCTAGAGCAGCCTGCTGACAAGACTTGGATGGAAAGGTGTGAGAATGAGCTAGTGCCCGAGGTGAAAGCACCTGTGACAAAACCAGTTGTTAGTGAACCAGCTGATGCTGAGGAAAGGCCACCGCAGACAGCAGCAGAGAAGGAGAAAGCCATTGAGGAGATGGTGGCAAATCTACCCCCGTCAAAACCTATTGTTCGGAAGCCACCCAAGGCTCCTGGCCCGCCGCTGGCAGTACACTACCAGCATGCCTCGTCGATGGGTTTAGTTGAGACTCGAAAGGGGAAGATGATGGCGGCATCAGGGACTGCCAGCTTGCTACAGATTGTTACTCAGCTTGATGATCACTTCCTCGGAGTTTCAGAGAGTGCACATGACGTGTCAAAAAAATTGGAGGCAACCCGAATGCATTACCACTCCAACCATGCTGATAGCCGAG GACATATTGATCACTCTACAAAAATTATGCATGTTATCACATGGAACCGCTCCTTCAAGAACTTACCTGACCACGATGACCTGAATGATAATTTTGAGattgatgaaagatttgaaactCATGCTGCAGTTCTGGATAGAATGCTTGCTTGGGAGAAAAAACTGTATGATGAAGTGAAG GCTGGGGAGCTTATGAAAATCGATTATCAAAAGAAGGTTGTTCTATTGCATAAGCAAAAGAAACGTGGTGTTAAACTTGAAACCCTGGAGAAGACAAAAGCTGCTGTTAGCCACTTACACACAAGGTACATCGTAGATATGCAATCCATGGATTCAACAGTTTCTGAAATAAACCGGCTTCGTGATAAACAGCTATTCCCAAAGTTAGTGGATCTTGTTGATGG GATGACTAAGATGTGGAGTGCTATGCACCGTCATCATAGAAGTCAGTTTATGATCATTTCAGGGATCAGAGCTTTTGAGGTTCCTCCTGTTCCAAGAGAAACCACTGATTCACATTACAACCAGACTTGTGAGCTTCGTGACATCATTAGGGAGTGGCACATGCAGTTTGAGAAACTGATGGACAATCAGAAAGCGTACATCAGAGCACTCAATGCATGGCTGAAGCTTAATCTCATCCCTATTGAGAGCAACTTGAAGGAGAAGGTCTCTTCTCCGGCAAGGCAGGTGGATCCACCTATCAAACACCTGCTGCATGCCTGGCATGACCAGCTTGAAAGGCTTCCAATTGAGCTTGCAAAAACTGCAATCAAAAGCTTTGACGAAGTGATAAGCAATATTGTACACCTTCAGGAAGAGGAAGTAGGCCTAAGGAGGAGATGTGAGGAAACTCGCAGGGATCTGAACCGAAAGAGAGCACAGTTTGAGGACTGGCATCAAAAGTACATAGAGAGACGGGCAGCGTTAGGTGAGGATGCAAACCCTGAAGCAGCTGAAACTCAAAACCCAGATCCTGTTGAAGAGAGGAGACATGCCATCGAGGAAGTAGAGATTAGGCTGAGGGAACAGGAGGGACACCACCTTAGGCATGCCAGGCAGGTAAGAGAAAAATCCCTCGCGAACCTCAGGACACGCCTGCCAGAGCTCTTCAGGAACATGGCTGATTTCGCTTTCTTTTGCCATGACATGTACAACAATTTGAGAAAAACTGCTGGCGTGCTCAACGATAAAGTCCAAGGCTGA